The window AACCTTCAATTTATGGCTGCCGGAAACGCTTTTGAAAAAGCGTTGAAAAAGGATCCTCAATCGGTGGATGCTCGCATCGGACTGGCACGCATTCGGATGTTGAAAGAAGAAAGGAAAGAAGGAGCGCGTCTGGTGGAGGAAGCATTGAAGCTGGCGCCGCAGAATGCAGAAGCGCTTGCATTGAAAGGCGTCACTTGCATGCAATCGAAGGCCTGGAAAGAAGCGGTCCTTTATCTGGAAAAAGCCGGCGATGCGGATCCGAATCTGGAAATGACTTACGTAAATCTCTCAAAGTGTCACCGAAAGCTCGGCAATTGGAAAGCAGCAGAGGACGCAGCACGAAAAGCAATCCAGTTGAACAGCAAAAGTTATCAGGCCCATGCGGAGCTGAGCGTTGTGCTGGTCAAAACAAAAAGGGTTGCAGCCGGAATCAAAGAGATGATTGAGGCAATTCGCATCAATCCGCTCTTTCTCCGAGGTTATCTTTCGCTTGGCCGTTTGTATCAGCTTGCAGGGAAGATGGATCTGGCTATTCGGCTGTACGAAAACGGATTGAAGCACAATCCAGCGGCGACCCCTCTGCGTGAAGAGCTGGCCGGAGCATACGCGTTTCAAGGAGATTTTCATAGCGCTTACAGGCAGGCGGTCCTGATTGCGATCAGGCGCGGCAATGATTCCGATTGGCTTAGAGTAGGCAACTGCGCGCTTGCGATCGGTCAGTTTGAAAAAGCGGATCAGGCTTTTCTGAAATCGCTGCAGAAGAACGCGGACAGCTGGGAAGCTCACTACAATCTCGGTGAGCTGTATTTCACAGCAAAGTTATACGAGAAAGCGAAGGAGCATTACAGAAAGGCGATTGAAAAGGACGGCAAGAGTTATAAACCATTCAACGGAATCGGATTGCTGTTACTCGTGGGGGAACGGAATTCCGCAGAAGCTCAAAAATATTTTCTGCGCGCTCTGGAACTCGCGCCTGGCCGGAAGGAACCGCTCTTGAATATGGCGCTCGCTCTGGCTGACCGCAAAGTCTACGCAGAGGCCGTAAAATTTGCGCGCGCCACGTTGCAAGTTGCCAGAACAGGAGACGGAATCTACGAACAGGCGGTGCAATTGATCGGCCAGTTCGAAACCATAAAACAATAGGCCAGTGCAAATCGAGCTCCATTTGCTTTCGCCGAGATCTCCGCGCACTCACTCCGCCTTCAGTAAGTGTTGGATTCTCTCAACAAGAGTTTCCATAGAAACCGGTTTCATCAGAAAAGCGGTGAAGGGCAGCGTAGGGGACTGCTGAAGAACACTCTCCTCCGAATAACCGGAGATGTAAATAATTCTTAAGTTCGGTTTCTGTGAAACGAGACGTTGTGCGAGCTGTTTGCCACTCATTTCAGGCATGACCATGTCCGTAATCATTAAATCGATGGATCCATTTTGACTTTGAAAAATTGCAAGAGCTTCATGAGGAGAGCGGCCTTCATGAACAACAAAGCCGCGTATCTTCAGGAACATCCCGATTGCGGATCTCACCGATTCGTTGTCATCAACAAGCAACACCGTGCCGGTACAAGGCGAACCGGAGCCAGTTTGTTGAAAAACGATAGGTTCAACCGGTTGCTCAATGATGGGAAGATAGATTTCAAAATTGGTTCCCTTCCCTTTTTTACTGTGAACGGAAATGCGGCCGCCACTCTGTTCGACAATTCCATAAACTGTAGCAAGACCAAGCCCTGTTCCCTTCTCTTTTGTCGTAAAAAAGGGCTCAAAAACGCGGGCGGATGTAGCTTCATCCATTCCACAGCCAGTATCCTTGACGGATACCAGGGTATATGCGCCGGGACGCACCCCAATATTTCGATGAGCATACTCTTCATCCAGAAAGATGTTCGAAGTTTCAATGGTCAGTCTGCCTCCTTCCTGCATCGCCTCACGTGAGTTAACAGCGAGATTGAAGATAAGCTGTTCAAACTGTCCCGGATCCACTTTTACCAGGCCCAGCTTTTTGGCCGGCAGGATGTTTAGCTCCACATCTTCTCCAATCAGCCGCCGTAAAATGCCTTCCATATCGCGAAGGCATTGATTTAGATCCACAACTTTAGGCGTCAGTACTTGCTTGCGGCTGAACGCAAGCAGTTGTCGTGTCAACGACGCTCCATGATTTGCAGCTCTTTGAATTTGAATTAGATCCGCGCGTAATGGATCCTCTACATTCAGCTTTAGCAAGAGCAATTCACAATATCCTGTAATGGCCATGAGAATATTGTTAAAGTCGTGCGCAACACCACCTGCCAACTGGCCTATTGCCTTGATCTTTTGAGCTTGCCTGAGCTGCTCTTCAAGATTTTTATGCTGCGTGATGTCAAAGATATAACCTTTGATCCGGATTAGATCACCCGCATGGTCAAATTCACCAATAGCATTTTGAATCACATGCAGGCGATCGCCATTCCGATTCCGAAGCTGTGATTCAAAGTACTCAAGCTTCTTCTCTTTACAGACTAAATCCAGGAACGATTCATAATCCTCCATTGAGTTTCGCATTTGCAGCGGAAGATTTCGAAGGTACCGCTAAAGGAGCGTTGCAGGTAAGTGGAAAAAAAGTTGATCTGGTTTATTCCTACGCGGTGCAGAAAACGAAAAAGCTGAGCGTGATTCTTGCGGATCGTCCCGTTCCGATGGAAGCGCTTGGAGACTATAAAGCTCTCGTGAATCTCAGCCAGGAAGGCAAAGTGAGGGCGGTCGAAGTGGTGATCGATCCCATCAAAAAAGCGGCTGCCGAAGTGTTTTTCTTCGATGACCGGTTGCCCGCTGAACTTTCGGTAAAGGAGCCGGGGCCGTTTACGGCAAAAAAAATGGATGAAAAAACGGTTTCCGGAAAACTTGTAATGAAGGATCCGGATTTTTCCTTTGGCTACGATGCGACCTTCTCAGCGCCCGTTTACAAACCTGCTATTACGCCTGGCCGTTCCGTGGATACGAATATGCCCGCGGAAGAGCAGGCAAAGATCGGCTTGAAAAACGCGGGATTGGATTTTGATGATGACACTTTCACGCGAAAAGTTCAAAATGGAGATGCCGGCGCCGTTCAACTCTTTTTAGCGGCCGGCATGAAGCCGGTCGTGCATGGCAGGCAGGCGATCTGGGCCGCAATCGATTTCAAACATGCTGAAGTTGTGAAGGTGCTGATCGACGCCGGCGCGGATGTGAATGAAGTCGGGGAATATGAGCAATCCATGATTCTGCGCGCAGCTGACACCAAAAATATTGAAATACTGGAGATGCTCATTGCAGCAGGAGCAGATGTAAACCGGGCCAATTCCTACAAGATTGCTCCGCTCGCATCGGCAGCCGAACAAGGAAGCATAGAAGTTGTGCAAACATTGCTGAAAGCGGGAGCAAAAGTGAATGCGCGGAATACTTATGGTGGTACGGCCCTTCAAGTCGCGGTGCTTCGTGGCTACACCGATATCGTGAAAATGCTGATCGAAGCGGGAGCTGATGTGAAACGGGACCGGGCCGAACTGCTCGAAATAGCCCGCAGGGAAAAGCATGCAGAGATTGAAAAGATCCTTCTGGCAGCAAAGTAAATTCTTTGCGGCTTCGCGTCTTTGCGTTAAGCTGCAAACAAGAAGGAGGTTCGGATCGCTCCAAACCGCCATCTAAAAATACTCTAATTAGAAATCGACTCCGAGTCCGATTTCCAAACGCCGGGACGTCCCTCGTCGTTTTTTCTACAGGAATTTGGAAGGTCAAAGCGGCAAGGCCGCACATTTGAGGATCCTTTTTTCTAATGACTCTGACATAGCACTATTGAGAAGATCTTGAGCTTAATCGTGCGACTGCCTCACGAGCTTTTTGTCTTTCAAGGGGCTGATCCTTTTCAGAGCTGAGCGACAGGAATCTGCGATACGATTGTAACGCCTCCTTCCTTTGTTTCATTTTTTCGAGCTGCACGGCCAAATTAAAGTGCGCTGCAGCATTGGCCGGATCCGTTTGCACGGACTGTCGAAAGGCTTCCAGTGCCTCTTTGTTTTCTCCCAAGAAAGCGTAGGTTCTCCCCAGCGCGTTTCTTGCGTACACGTAATCCGGATTGATTCGGAGCGCTTCCTGATAGGCCGGCAAGGCACGTTTCCAATCTCTCTTATCACGTAAGATGTTACCCATGTGATAGTGCGCTTCAACACTGAGCTTATTTAGCTGAATCGCTTTTTGCATTTCCCTTTCCGCCGAATCCAAATTTTTCTTACGGTGGTAGAGGATTCCAAGATTCATATGAAACGCAGGCGCTGCAATGCCTTGATCCAGCGCATTACGGTAAAGGCCTTCTGCCTTATCCCATTGATCCTCCTTCTTGTAGCATGATCCAAGATAATCGTAGACCAGCAACGTGTTCTTTTCGCGAGCGAGGATTTCCTCAAAAACAGCGATGGCCTTGCGGCAATTTCCGTATCTCGATAGTGACATGCCGAACTGCATTTGATTCCATATCTCCATTTTGTCTTTTGGATCTGCACGGGAACCGGCTTGGATTTCTGTTCCCGAAACATATCCAAGGCTTCTCAATTTTTCCTGCGTTTCGGAATCGAGTGTTTCTTGAACACCAGGTTTCTTTTCCAGAAATGGAGCCAATTTATTCCGAAGCTGATCGGCAACCTGAGAAAAGTCCTTCACACGATTCTGTTTTTCGCCGGGATCAGTCGGCAAGTAATACAACTCGGGCTTCGGTGCAAGGATAAAGTGAAATTTCCCGGCTTCGATCCCATGTAAAGAACTCCACCCGAGATTGAATTCCGGATACAACGATTCACTGTAGGATGGAATCTCGGGAGCTTTGCCTCCTTCAATCGCTGTTCGTAGGCTAAAACCCTCTCCAAGAGTTTTTGCGAAACCAAGATAATCCAGCAATGTTGGAGCTAAATCAATGGTACGAGATAAGGAATGGATTTGAGTTTCACCAGCAATCAAATCAGGAGCGAAGAGAATCATTGGTACATGAAGAGTGGAGTTGTAGATCAAAACAGAATGACTGTTTTCCTGATGCTCGCCAAGTCCTTCACCATGATCGCCAACCATTGCGACGATACTGTTTTGAAGTGTTCCTGATGTTTCCAGATCCTTGATCAATTTACCAACAACAGAATCGGTAGACGCTACTTCACCTGCATACGGGTTAGTTTTGTATCGTTCACGAAACGGCGCGGGCGGTTCATAAGGAGCATGTGGATCATAAAAGTGAATCCAGATAAAAAAGGGTTTGCTCTTATCGCATTTTTTCCACCATTGGACAAATGATTTATAGACATGCTCTGCATTCCGTTCCGCTTCGGGATTCTCCAACATTGCAATTTTGGTCCAGGTTCGGTCTTCATATATGTCAAAGCCCTGTGCGAGACCAAAGCGATGATCCAGAACAAAGCTACCGATAAAAGCTGCGGTCGTATACCCCTTCCTTTTCAATATTTGCGCCAGCGTAATCTGCGACTCGGACAAACGGAAAGTCCCATTGTCACGCACACCATGCGAAGAAGGATACAGGCCGGTCATGATCGATGCATGGGAAGGAAGTGTCAGTGGAACAGGCGTTCTCGCACGGGTGAAGTTTGCACCTTGTCTGGCCAGGCGATCCAGATTGGGAGTTTGAACATGTTTGGAACCGTTGTAACTAACGTAGTCTGCTCGCAATGTATCGATCGTAATGAGAATCACATTGCGAGGCGCACTGAAGGCGACAGTTGGAAGCAGCAAGAGGATGAGTAAGAAGCAAATCACGAATCGGTGCATATTTTCTCCGGCGCAAGCAGCTCCAACCGGCTGCGATACAGCCGCAGTAAATCGCGGTTACCGAGTTGCTCTGCGATCTGGACCAATAAAACGATCACCTCTTTATCATATGGAGAGCTCTTCAATAATGTTTGTAGAGTTGACAGACTCTCGTGATGCTCTCCTGCGGCGTCATAGGCTCTTGCCAGTGATAACAGA of the bacterium genome contains:
- a CDS encoding tetratricopeptide repeat protein, which encodes MNTATQMIEQGKQELNNLQFMAAGNAFEKALKKDPQSVDARIGLARIRMLKEERKEGARLVEEALKLAPQNAEALALKGVTCMQSKAWKEAVLYLEKAGDADPNLEMTYVNLSKCHRKLGNWKAAEDAARKAIQLNSKSYQAHAELSVVLVKTKRVAAGIKEMIEAIRINPLFLRGYLSLGRLYQLAGKMDLAIRLYENGLKHNPAATPLREELAGAYAFQGDFHSAYRQAVLIAIRRGNDSDWLRVGNCALAIGQFEKADQAFLKSLQKNADSWEAHYNLGELYFTAKLYEKAKEHYRKAIEKDGKSYKPFNGIGLLLLVGERNSAEAQKYFLRALELAPGRKEPLLNMALALADRKVYAEAVKFARATLQVARTGDGIYEQAVQLIGQFETIKQ
- a CDS encoding response regulator → MEDYESFLDLVCKEKKLEYFESQLRNRNGDRLHVIQNAIGEFDHAGDLIRIKGYIFDITQHKNLEEQLRQAQKIKAIGQLAGGVAHDFNNILMAITGYCELLLLKLNVEDPLRADLIQIQRAANHGASLTRQLLAFSRKQVLTPKVVDLNQCLRDMEGILRRLIGEDVELNILPAKKLGLVKVDPGQFEQLIFNLAVNSREAMQEGGRLTIETSNIFLDEEYAHRNIGVRPGAYTLVSVKDTGCGMDEATSARVFEPFFTTKEKGTGLGLATVYGIVEQSGGRISVHSKKGKGTNFEIYLPIIEQPVEPIVFQQTGSGSPCTGTVLLVDDNESVRSAIGMFLKIRGFVVHEGRSPHEALAIFQSQNGSIDLMITDMVMPEMSGKQLAQRLVSQKPNLRIIYISGYSEESVLQQSPTLPFTAFLMKPVSMETLVERIQHLLKAE
- a CDS encoding ankyrin repeat domain-containing protein; translation: MSFAFAAEDFEGTAKGALQVSGKKVDLVYSYAVQKTKKLSVILADRPVPMEALGDYKALVNLSQEGKVRAVEVVIDPIKKAAAEVFFFDDRLPAELSVKEPGPFTAKKMDEKTVSGKLVMKDPDFSFGYDATFSAPVYKPAITPGRSVDTNMPAEEQAKIGLKNAGLDFDDDTFTRKVQNGDAGAVQLFLAAGMKPVVHGRQAIWAAIDFKHAEVVKVLIDAGADVNEVGEYEQSMILRAADTKNIEILEMLIAAGADVNRANSYKIAPLASAAEQGSIEVVQTLLKAGAKVNARNTYGGTALQVAVLRGYTDIVKMLIEAGADVKRDRAELLEIARREKHAEIEKILLAAK
- a CDS encoding sulfatase-like hydrolase/transferase — protein: MHRFVICFLLILLLLPTVAFSAPRNVILITIDTLRADYVSYNGSKHVQTPNLDRLARQGANFTRARTPVPLTLPSHASIMTGLYPSSHGVRDNGTFRLSESQITLAQILKRKGYTTAAFIGSFVLDHRFGLAQGFDIYEDRTWTKIAMLENPEAERNAEHVYKSFVQWWKKCDKSKPFFIWIHFYDPHAPYEPPAPFRERYKTNPYAGEVASTDSVVGKLIKDLETSGTLQNSIVAMVGDHGEGLGEHQENSHSVLIYNSTLHVPMILFAPDLIAGETQIHSLSRTIDLAPTLLDYLGFAKTLGEGFSLRTAIEGGKAPEIPSYSESLYPEFNLGWSSLHGIEAGKFHFILAPKPELYYLPTDPGEKQNRVKDFSQVADQLRNKLAPFLEKKPGVQETLDSETQEKLRSLGYVSGTEIQAGSRADPKDKMEIWNQMQFGMSLSRYGNCRKAIAVFEEILAREKNTLLVYDYLGSCYKKEDQWDKAEGLYRNALDQGIAAPAFHMNLGILYHRKKNLDSAEREMQKAIQLNKLSVEAHYHMGNILRDKRDWKRALPAYQEALRINPDYVYARNALGRTYAFLGENKEALEAFRQSVQTDPANAAAHFNLAVQLEKMKQRKEALQSYRRFLSLSSEKDQPLERQKAREAVARLSSRSSQ